DNA from Arachis ipaensis cultivar K30076 unplaced genomic scaffold, Araip1.1 Aipa732, whole genome shotgun sequence:
NNNNNNNNNNNNNNNNNNNNNNNNNNNNNNNNNNNNNNNNNNNNNNNNNNNNNNNNNNNNNNNNNNNNNNNNNNNNNNNNNNNNNNNNNNNNNNNNNNNNNNNNNNNNNNNNNNNNNNNNNNNNNNNNNNNNNNNNNNNNNNNNNNNNNNNNNNNNNNNNNNNNNNNNNNNNNNNNNNNNNNNNNNNNNNNNNNNNNNNNNNNNNNNNNNNNNNNNNNNNNNNNNNNNNNNNNNNNNNNNNNNNNNNNNNNNNNNNNNNNNNNNNNNNNNNNNNNNNNNNNNNNNNNNNNNNNNNNNNNNNNNNNNNNNNNNNNNNNNNNNNNNNNNNNNNNNNNNNNNNNNNNNNNNNNNNNNNNNNNNNNNNNNNNNNNNNNNNNNNNNNNNNNNNNNNNNNNNNNNNNNNNNNNNNNNNNNNNNNNNNNNNNNNNNNNNNNNNNNNNNNNNNNNNNNNNNNNNNNNNNNNNNNNNNNNNNNNNNNNNNNNNNNNNNNNNNNNNNNNNNNNNNNNNNNNNNNNNNNNNNNNNNNNNNNNNNNNNNNNNNNNNNNNNNNNNNNNNNNNNNNNNNNNNNNNNNNNNNNNNNNNNNNNNNNNNNNNNNNNNNNNNNNNNNNNNNNNNNNNNNNNNNNNNNNNNNNNNNNNNNNNNNNNNNNNNNNNNNNNNNNNNNNNNNNNNNNNNNNNNNNNNNNNNNNNNNNNNNNNNNNNNNNNNNNNNNNNNNNNNNNNNNNNNNNNNNNNNNNNNNNNNNNNNNNNNNNNNNNNNNNNNNNNNNNNNNNNNNNNNNNNNNNNNNNNNNNNNNNNNNNNNNNNNNNNNNNNNNNNNNNNNNNNNNNNNNNNNNNNNNNNNNNNNNNNNNNNNNNNNNNNNNNNNNNNNNNNNNNNNNNNNNNNNNNNNNNNNNNNNNNNNNNNNNNNNNNNNNNNNNNNNNNNNNNNNNNNNNNNNNNNNNNNNNNNNNNNNNNNNNNNNNNNNNNNNNNNNNNNNNNNNNNNNNNNNNNNNNNNNNNNNNNNNNNNNNNNNNNNNNNNNNNNNNNNNNNNNNNNNNNNNNNNNNNNNNNNNNNNNNNNNNNNNNNNNNNNNNNNNNNNNTCTTGTCGCATCCACTTAAGTTCAACTCAGACACGCCAGCCAAATTTCCAAGCGTTGGGGGTAGCTCTTCTATACCTGTATCTCTCAGATAAAGAATCGATAACTGTTTCATGCATTCTCCAAATTCTGGCAGTCTTCTCAAACTACTGCAGGAGTTTAGATTTAGTAAGCTGAGTTCACTCATCTCCAATTTATCTCCAAGTGTTTCAAGACTCGTGCATCCActtaaatccaaaaaaaaaagtctTTTGTGGTGTGCGAGTGACAGGTGAATATAATTCAGCTCCTCACATCCATCAAGATGAACTTCTTCAAGATTGGGAGCCCCAGAAAGATCTGGCAGTCTTCTCAAACTACTGCAGTAAGATAGATGTAGTCTCTCGAGTGAACTCATCTCCAATTTATCTCCAAGTGTTTCAAGTCTCTCACATCCACCAAGATCAAGTGTTTTAAGATTGGGAGCCCCAGAAAGATCTGGTGTTTGCTTCAGCTGCTTGCACTCTGACAGATTCAAGTGCTCTAACTTTTCTAGAACCtgaaaaaacattaaaaaaaatatcacatGGATAATATTTTTGCTGGAAATGTTTATGTAATAAAATTTGATAGAACTGTCAGACGAAAAGGTCTACCTTCTTTCCATCCCATAACCGTACAATTTTGCTCCAAGACAGATTAATTTCAACAAGTTCATAGCGTTGATGATCTGTAAGGGGCAGAGTTTTCAGTGGACAATTTCTCCAGCGAAATACCTTTAATGTACAAGGAATATCGCAGAGAATGGGAGCTTTCACGCCATCTAAAATGAGAAGCTTTAACCGGCACATTTTTGAGAAAGATAAATCTCTCTGATTCACTTCAGTCTCGCTATACTTCTTATGTATAACGATGCCACGAGTTGCTTTAGTTTTCTACATATAcacgtaaataaataaataaacaaacaattAAAAAAACCAATGAAAAAACTATACTGATTGAGAtaaccataaaaacaaaaaatagtttTTAGTTACCTAGATATAATATCAAAGACATTgtcaaattcttattttaattctaTGCATCCTATAGTTGANNNNNNNNNNNNNNNNNNNNNNNNNNNNNNNNNNNNNNNNNNNNNNNNNNNNNNNNNNNNNNNNNNNNNNNNNNNNNNNNNNNNNNNNNNNNNNNNNNNNNNNNNNNNNNNNNNNNNNNNNNNNNNNNNNNNNNNNNNNNNNNNNNNNNNNNNNNNNNNNNNNNNNNNNNNNNNNNNNNNNNNNNNNNNNNNNNNNNNNNNNNNNNNNNNNNNNNNNNNNNNNNNNNNNNNNNNNNNNNNNNNNNNNNNNNNNNNNNNNNNNNNNNNNNNNNNNNNNNNNNNNNNNNNNNNNNNNNNNNNNNNNNNNNNNNNNNNNNNNNNNNNNNNNNNNNNNNNNNNNNNNNNNNNNNNNNNNNNNNNNNNNNNNNNNNNNNNNNNNNNNNNNNNNNNNNNNNNNNNNNNNNNNNNNNNNNNNNNNNNNNNNNNNNNNNNNNNNNNNNNNNNNNNNNNNNNNNNNNNNNNNNNNNNNNNNNNNNNNNNNNNNNNNNNNNNNNNNNNNNNNNNNNNNNNNNNNNNNNNNNNNNNNNNNNNNNNNNNNNNNNNNNNNNNNNNNNNNNNNNNNNNNNNNNNNNNNNNNNNNNNNNNNNNNNNNNNNNNNNNNNNNNNNNNNNNNNNNNNNNNNNNNNNNNNNNNNNNNNNNNNNNNNNNNNNNNNNNNNNNNNNNNNNNNNNNNNNNNNNNNNNNNNNNNNNNNNNNNNNNNNNNNNNNNNNNNNNNNNNNNNNNNNNNNNNNNNNNNNNNNNNNNNNNNNNNNNNNNNNNNNNNNNNNNNNNNNNNNNNNNNNNNNNNNNNNNNNNNNNNNNNNNNNNNNNNNNNNNNNNNNNNNNNNNNNNNNNNNNNNNNNNNNNNNNNNNNNNNNNNNNNNNNNNNNNNNNNNNNNNNNNNNNNNNNNNNNNNNNNNNNNNNNNNNNNNNNNNNNNNNNNNNNNNNNNNNNNNNNNNNNNNNNNNNNNNNNNNNNNNNNNNNNNNNNNNNNNNNNNNNNNNNNNNNNNNNNNNNNNNNNNNNNNNNNNNNNNNNNNNNNNNNNNNNNNNNNNNNNNNNNNNNNNNNNNNNNNNNNNNNNNNNNNNNNNNNNNNNNNNNNNNNNNNNNNNNNNNNNNNNNNNNNNNNNNNNNNNNNNNNNNNNNNNNNNNNNNNNNNNNNNNNNNNNNNNNNNNNNNNNNNNNNNNNNNNNNNNNNNNNNNNNNNNNNNNNNNNNNNNNNNNNNNNNNNNNNNNNNNNNNNNNNNNNNNNNNNNNNNNNNNNNNNNNNNNNNNNNNNNNNNNNNNNNNNNNNNNNNNNNNNNNNNNNNNNNNNNNNNNNNNNNNNNNNNNNNNNNNNNNNNNNNNNNNNNNNNNNNNNNNNNNNNNNNNNNNNNNNNNNNNNNNNNNNNNNNNNNNNNNNNNNNNNNNNNNNNNNNNNNNNNNNNNNNNNNNNNNNNNNNNNNNNNNNNNNNNNNNNNNNNNNNNNNNNNNNNNNNNNNNNNNNNNNNNNNNNNNNNNNNNNNNNNNNNNNNNNNNNNNNNNNNNNNNNNNNNNNNNNNNNNNNNNNNNNNNNNNNNNNNNNNNNNNNNNNNNNNNNNNNNNNNNNNNNNNNNNNNNNNNNNNNNNNNNNNNNNNNNNNNNNNNNNNNNNNNNNNNNNNNNNNNNNNNNNNNNNNNNNNNNNNNNNNNNNNNNNNNNNNNNNNNNNNNNNNNNNNNNNNNNNNNNNNNNNNNNNNNNNNNNNNNNNNNNNNNNNNNNNNNNNNNNNNNNNNNNNNNNNNNNNNNNNNNNNNNNNNNNNNNNNNNNNNNNNNNNNNNNNNNNNNNNNNNNNNNNNNNNNNNNNNNNNNNNNNNNNNNNNNNNNNNNNNNNNNNNNNNNNNNNNNNNNNNNNNNNNNNNNNNNNNNNNNNNNNNNNNNNNNNNNNNNNNNNNNNNNNNNNNNNNNNNNNNNNNNNNNNNNNNNNNNNNNNNNNNNNNNNNNNNNNNNNNNNNNNNNNNNNNNNNNNNNNNNNNNNNNNNNNNNNNNNNNNNNNNNNNNNNNNNNNNNNNNNNNNNNNNNNNNNNNNNNNNNNNNNNNNNNNNNNNNNNNNNNNNNNNNNNNNNNNNNNNNNNNNNNNNNNNNNNNNNNNNNNNNNNNNNNNNNNNNNNNNNNNNNNNNNNNNNNNNNNNNNNNNNNNNNNNNNNNNNNNNNNNNNNNNNNNNNNNNNNNNNNNNNNNNNNNNNNNNNNNNNNNNNNNNNNNNNNNNNNNNNNNNNNNNNNNNNNNNNNNNNNNNNNNNNNNNNNNNNNNNNNNNNNNNNNNNNNNNNNNNNNNNNNNNNNNNNNNNNNNNNNNNNNNNNNNNNNNNNNNNNNNNNNNNNNNNNNNNNNNNNNNNNNNNNNNNNNNNNNNNNNNNNNNNNNNNNNNNNNNNNNNNNNNNNNNNNNNNNNNNNNNNNNNNNNNNNNNNNNNNNNNNNNNNNNNNNNNNNNNNNNNNNNNNNNNNNNNNNNNNNNNNNNNNNNNNNNNNNNNNNNNNNNNNNNNNNNNNNNNNNNNNNNNNNNNNNNNNNNNNNNNNNNNNNNNNNNNNNNNNNNNNNNNNNNNNNNNNNNNNNNNNNNNNNNNNNNNNNNNNNNNNNNNNNNNNNNNNNNNNNNNNNNNNNNNNNNNNNNNNNNNNNNNNNNNNNNNNNNNNNNNNNNNNNNNNNNNNNNNNNNNNNNNNNNNNNNNNNNNNNNNNNNNNNNNNNNNNNNNNNNNNNNNNNNNNNNNNNNNNNNNNNNNNNNNNNNNNNNNNNNNNNNNNNNNNNNNNNNNNNNNNNNNNNNNNNNNNNNNNNNNNNNNNNNNNNNNNNNNNNNNNNNNNNNNNNNNNNNNNNNNNNNNNNNNNNNNNNNNNNNNNNNNNNNNNNNNNNNNNNNNNNNNNNNNNNNNNNNNNNNNNNNNNNNNNNNNNNNNNNNNNNNNNNNNNNNNNNNNNNNNNNNNNNNNNNNNNNNNNNNNNNNNNNNNNNNNNNNNNNNNNNNNNNNNNNNNNNNNNNNNNNNNNNNNNNNNNNNNNNNNNNNNNNNNNNNNNNNNNNNNNNNNNNNNNNNNNNNNNNNNNNNNNNNNNNNNNNNNNNNNNNNNNNNNNNNNNNNNNNNNNNNNNNNNNNNNNNNNNNNNNNNNNNNNNNNNNNNNNNNNNNNNNNNNNNNNNNNNNNNNNNNNNNNNNNNNNNNNNNNNNNNNNNNNNNNNNNNNNNNNNNNNNNNNNNNNNNNNNNNNNNNNNNNNNNNNNNNNNNNNNNNNNNNNNNNNNNNNNNNNNNNNNNNNNNNNNNNNNNNNNNNNNNNNNNNNNNNNNNNNNNNNNNNNNNNNNNNNNNNNNNNNNNNNNNNNNNNNNNNNNNNNNNNNNNNNNNNNNNNNNNNNNNNNNNNNNNNNNNNNNNNNNNNNNNNNNNNNNNNNNNNNNNNNNNNNNNNNNNNNNNNNNNNNNNNNNNNNNNNNNNN
Protein-coding regions in this window:
- the LOC107624635 gene encoding disease resistance protein RPP4-like codes for the protein EFEATHGIVLPYMKWTDLDIRDLAFSNMCKLKLLILDGVKVLILCDIPSTLKVLHWKGCPMETLPFKNQHYELVEIDLTYSKIVQLWDRKKVLKSKLRQTPDLSGVPNLKTFHLGQCKELNYIHPSLAHRKSLVELYLWKTKATRGIVIHKKYSETEVNQRDLSFSKMCRLKLLILDGVKAPILCDIPCTLKVFRWRNCPLKTLPLTDHQRYELVEINLSWSKIVRLWDGKKVLEKLEHLNLSECKQLKQTPDLSGAPNLKTLDLGGCERLETLGDKLEMSSLERLHLSYCSSLRRLPDLSGAPNLEEVHLDGCEELNYIHLYRRATPNAWKFGWRV